Proteins from a single region of Vicia villosa cultivar HV-30 ecotype Madison, WI unplaced genomic scaffold, Vvil1.0 ctg.001284F_1_1, whole genome shotgun sequence:
- the LOC131634376 gene encoding histone H4 — translation MSGRGKGGKGLGKGGAKRHRKVLRDNIQGITKPAIRRLARRGGVKRISGLIYEETRGVLKIFLENVIRDAVTYTEHARRKTVTAMDVVYALKRQGRTLYGFGG, via the coding sequence ATGTCAGGCCGTGGAAAGGGAGGTAAGGGACTTGGAAAGGGAGGTGCAAAGAGGCATAGAAAGGTTCTCCGTGATAACATCCAAGGCATCACAAAGCCAGCTATTCGTCGATTGGCGAGAAGAGGAGGTGTGAAGAGGATCAGTGGTTTGATCTATGAAGAAACCAGAGGAGTTCTCAAGATCTTCTTGGAGAATGTGATTCGCGATGCTGTTACATACACTGAGCATGCTAGGAGGAAGACTGTTACCGCCATGGATGTTGTTTATGCTCTCAAGAGACAAGGAAGAACCCTCTATGGAttcggaggttga
- the LOC131634367 gene encoding uncharacterized protein LOC131634367: protein MSAMMVKELELIEQFRDMSLVCELTPQSVMLGMLNINSDFLDSIKEAHKLDVKLVDLMIVSKKIEGGDFKVDEQGVLRFRDRICIPDDSQMKKMILEESHRSSLSIHPEVESRASETGEINETVRDSIMEINISFPVPKLADIYVRADGQMKSTIQSLEDLLRACVLEQGGLWDNYLPLIEFTYNNSFHSSIGMAPFEALYGQKCRTPLCWYESGESVVLKPEIVQQTTEKVKLIREKMKTLQSRQKSYHDKRRKDLEFE, encoded by the exons atgtcggcaatgatggttaaaGAATTAGAATTGATAGAGCAGttcagagatatgagtttggtttgtgagttAACCCCTCAGAGTGTGATGTTGGGAATGCTAAATATTAACAGCGATTTCTTGGATAGTATTAAAGAAGCTCATAAGTTGGATGTAAAGTTGGTAGATTTGATGATTGTGAGTAAAAAAATTGAAGGTGGTGATTTCAAAGTGGACGAACAGGGTGTGTTGAGGTTCCGTGATaggatttgtattcctgatgactCTCAGatgaaaaagatgattttagaaGAAAGTCATAGGAGTAgcttgagtattcatccag aagtcgaaagtcGAGCATCAGAGACCGGCGAGATTAATGAAACCGTTAGAGATTCCATAATGGAA ATAAATATTAGTTTTCCAGTACCGAAGTTGGCAGATATTTATGTCCGG GCAGATGGGCAAATGAAGAGTACCATTCAAtcgttggaggatttgttgagagcttgtgtgcttgaaCAAGGTGGTTTGTGGGATAATTATCTTCCTTTGATAGAATTCACTTATAATAATAGTTTCCATTCTAgcattggaatggcacctttcgaaGCATTGTACGGTCAgaagtgtagaactccattgtgctggtatgaatctggtgaaagcgTAGTGCTTAAACCTGAAATTGTCCAACAAACTACAGAGAAAGTGAAACTGATTCGGGAAAAGATGAAAACTCTACAGAGTAGACAaaagagctatcatgataagagaaGAAAGGACCTTGAATTTGAATAA